A part of Oncorhynchus clarkii lewisi isolate Uvic-CL-2024 chromosome 17, UVic_Ocla_1.0, whole genome shotgun sequence genomic DNA contains:
- the LOC139371204 gene encoding nicotinamide phosphoribosyltransferase 2 — MAAQDFNILLATDSYKITHYKQYPPNVSKVYSYFECRRKRGGTQFSEIVFFGLQYLLKKYLSGRVITEEKIQEAKVFYQMHFRQTVFDEEGWRKVLEKYDGRLPIRIKAVPEGKIIPRGNVLFTVENTDPDFFWLTNYIETMLVQMWYPISVATISREFKKILAKHLKATSGNLEGLDFKLHDFGYRGVSSQESAALGGAAHLVNFCSTDTVAGLLMAQRYYGCPMAGFSMPAAEHSTIISWGRSREKEAFESMLDQFPTGPVSVVSDSYDIFKACRHIWGDKLKERVIERSEDSCLIIRPDSGDPAETLIEVIKILEECFGCSLNSQGFKVLPSYLRIIQGDGIDLNSVDEILEKLSDEGWSAENVFFGCGSALLQKLNRDTLNCAFKCSYVEINGKGMDVYKQPVTDPSKGSKRGLLSLRRNSDDFIETVERGVGKPEEDMLVIVFENGSIVQEYTLEEIRKNARLLEDYIAPSQHNQDEPKSLELHQKHIMNGVH, encoded by the exons ATGGCAGCCCAGGATTTTAATATTTTACTGGCGACAGATTCATACAAG ATCACACACTACAAGCAGTACCCTCCCAATGTCAGCAAGGTCTACTCCTACTTTGAGTGCCGCCGCAAAAGGGGGGGCACCCAGTTCAGTGAGATTGTGTTTTTTGGCCTTCAGTACCTCCTGAAGAAGTATCTTTCAG GACGAGTCATCACTGAGGAGAAGATTCAGGAAGCCAAAGTCTTTTACCAGATGCACTTTAGACAGACTGTGTTTGATGAGGAAGGCTGGAGGAAAGTGCTGGAG AAGTATGATGGCCGTCTCCCAATTCGAATCAAAGCGGTTCCCGAGGGGAAGATCATTCCCAGAGGAAACGTCCTCTTCACAGTGGAAAACACAGACCCAGATTTCTTCTGGCTCACCAACTATATTGAG ACCATGCTGGTCCAGATGTGGTATCCCATTAGTGTGGCGACCATCTCCCGGGAGTTTAAGAAGATCCTGGCCAAGCACCTGAAGGCCACATCAGGCAATCTGGAGGGCCTGGACTTCAAACTGCATGACTTTGGCTACAGAGGGGTCTCCTCGCAGGAG TCTGCGGCATTAGGTGGGGCGGCCCACCTGGTGAATTTCTGCAGTACAGACACAGTAGCAGGGCTACTGATGGCCCAGCGATACTACGGCTGCCCCATGGCAGGCTTCTCTATGCCTGCAGCAGAGCATAG TACGATCATCTCGTGGGGGCGGAGCAGGGAGAAGGAGGCCTTCGAGAGCATGCTGGACCAGTTCCCGACAGGGCCGGTGTCAGTGGTCAGTGACAGCTACGACATCTTCAAGGCTTGTAGACACATCTGGGGGGACAAGCTGAAGGAGCGCGTGATAGAGCGGAGCGAAGACTCCTGCTTGATCATCCGGCCTGACTCGGGAGACCCTGCAGAGACCCTCATCGAG GTGATAAAGATTTTGGAGGAGTGCTTTGGTTGCTCCCTGAACTCTCAAGGCTTCAAGGTGCTGCCATCTTACCTGCGTATCATCCAAGGCGACGGCATTGATCTCAACTCAGTGGATGAG ATCCTGGAGAAGTTGAGTGACGAAGGCTGGAGTGCTGAGAACGTGTTCTTTGGCTGTGGGAGCGCCCTCCTTCAGAAGCTCAACAGAGACACGCTCAACTGTGCCTTCAAATGCAGCTATGTGGAGATCAATGGGAAGGGG ATGGATGTGTACAAGCAGCCTGTGACCGACCCGTCCAAGGGGTCAAAGAGAGGTCTTCTGTCACTTAGGAGAAACTCTGATGACTTCATTGAGACTGTGGAGCGAGGGGTGGGCAAGCCAGAGGAG GACATGCTGGTGATTGTGTTTGAGAATGGCTCCATCGTGCAAGAGTACACTCTGGAGGAGATCCGGAAGAATGCTCGGCTCCTAGAAGACTATATCGCCCCTTCCCAACACAACCAGGACGAGCCCAAGAGCCTGGAGCTACACCAGAAACACATAATGAATGGGGTGCATTAA